The following DNA comes from Triticum aestivum cultivar Chinese Spring chromosome 3D, IWGSC CS RefSeq v2.1, whole genome shotgun sequence.
GAGCATCTACGaatgtaccgtgttaaaaaaaagtAATAAATTGCACAAATACCCATCCATAAGCTCGCCAGTCGGTACATGATCAATCTTATTATATCAAAACTAAGGCAGCAGCGGCAGCAAGAGCCACACCGCCCTCCATAGATCATCTTCTTATTCTCATAGAGAAGGCATCAAATCATACGACACATCCATACACACGAGCTGACAGCACAGAGTTGCCGAGAGTAATAATAAGCAGTAAAACGTACGTACacagtgcacacacacacacaaacgacCAGCGGTATATGTTGGATCGAGGCACTAGCAGTGTGGCAGGGCGATGCCGCAGGTTGAGACGGTCTGGCGGGTGTAAGGGCTTTGGATGTAGCGGCCGTAGATGGGGTTCTTGGCGAACTGGCAGAAGCAGCCCTGCTGGGCGCGCAGGTTGGAGCAGCACGCGGCGCTCGGCTTGGACCCCGTCATGACCGGCGACGCGCACGCAGCCAGCAGCCCCGCGTTGCACGGCGCCGCGGCCGCGCTCGCTGTGCTTCCCAGAGCCACCAGCCCCAGCACCATCATAGCCGCCACCACGGCCATGTCCTTCCTCACCGCCATGGCTCTGGGTCTCCTAGCTAGCTGCTTGCTCACTCGATGCCGTGCGCCGGGATGAAGTTCTGCGGCGAGTGATGCAGTGGTCGATGGCGAGAACTGTCGAGAGAGTGCGGAGGTAGCTTCGGTATTTATAGCCGCGCTCGCCAGCTCCGTCCATCATAACCGTTCTACACGTTTTCGTCGAAGAAAATTCCGTAGAAACTATGGCGACTATGGGCGAGATCAGTATTACTAGTACTGCTGTTTGTGACTTCCACAGCTCCCACGCCGGGATTGTCATCGTTAATACGGTCCATCAGAACCACTCTACGAGCCGGCATCTTTGATTCTGCAAATTTCGACAAGAAATTCAGAGTCCTTACTagcatattttctttttttcatttgggcTGTTTGATTCATACACAAGTGCAAACTGAGTCCTCGCACACAGTTCAGAATCACTGTTGCAAACAGTTTAGTGAACTATCAACTTATGTCATTCGGGTGCAACTAGCGAAAGATGGTAGCACGAGATACGGACAATCAGTTTGGATGACACAATAGTAAGCTATGTGTGGGTATATATTCCTATTTTGTCCCGTTATGCATTTTTTGACCTTTTAAACCCTTTATACTTAAGAAGATTGGCACTTGAACTCtaacatatacacacacacacacacacacacacacacacacacacacacacacacacacacacacacacacacattagagGAGGGATGGGTTGCACATGGGTGTGACTTAATAAGAGCATAGCTAATAGTAGGGCCGGCTACTGGCTCTACAATCTCAAGATAATAAGAGCATAACTCGAGATATCAACTTCCCCCTTGCATGCCAGAAAAATCTCAAGACAATCAAATTCAAAGATAACATTGGAGCATCCCCACTGGTCTGCTAGCTCCGTACCATTCTTCAACACAAAGCTTCCACAGTGGCACCAAGCACATGTGTAAAGAGAGTTGTTGACCAAGCAAGAGCCTCACCCAGTAGTTCCAAAGAACCTCCGTTGTGGCTCCGATTCCATCTTCTATGAATGATGCATCCACGTTCATTTGATAAAGATTTTGAGCAGGTTTAGACCATTTAACAGCAGGTACACTAGTCGCACTCCTAGCGCCAGCATAATTGGCCGTTATCGCATGTATGGCGAGTGTTGTTTTGGAAGGAGTCGCCACACCTTTGCCCTTCACACTTTCCTTCTCTGTCCCCAGATTTACCAAGCTCCAACCAAGATAGCCTCTTGGAAGCCAAGATGCTCCAATGTGGTTGAATTACGCCTTTGATCTCTGATGATATTCTCAAGCACGTCACCGCTAGATCAGCCCGACATAAGGGCTTGGGCGATCGCTTCCTGAAGACCCAATGTTTTCCGCACTTCTTTAGCTCGAATACACGTATCTAAATTTTCAATCTAAGTGCAGAAGGACAATACATGGGGGATACATGATTTGGGAACAGTACTTTACACTTGCCATCACAGAAAGCACTTGTAATACCTGGTATGAACAAATAAGAAGGTATGAAAAAATGACCTTACTTGAACAAGATCTGTTCTATAGGCTAGTACCGTTGCCTCCTTTACCAATAAGGAGGCAAGCACTCAATCTGGTTGATGCATTCTGACCACTGGGCTAGAACCGGATACAGAGACACACAAAAAAGAAGATAGGAAATAACATACAAAAAAAACATGAGCAAACTTTTTATACATGATGGGCACTAAAAAAATACATGGTAAAATTTTTTGTATGGGGTGCTCATTTTTTAATACAACAAGATAAACCCTCTTTTGTACGATTGCATTTTTTCCAAAATATGTGAGGGACATTTTTAAAGTATGATGTATATTATTTTAAACCACTATAAAAATATTTATACATTATAAGCATTTTAAAAAATTACACAATCAACATTCTTTAAATAGGCATTGAATAACCGGGTTGAATTTTTTCTAAAACAAATAAAAGCCAAACAATTTTGAAAGCAATGAATTTAAACAAATAAAATAAGAACAAAGATAAAATAAAATTTATTAACTCATAGAAAggaaaacaagaaaagaaaagcaatattaaaaaagggaagaaaaaaatagaaaaagggagAAAGCTTGCCAACCGTGTAAAGGTCAGTCAGAGTCCAGGCAGTCAGCCCAGCCCACCATctgaaagaaaattaaattaccaacCCAACCTCCATCGTTTTCCCCTGCCAACCCAACCAAGCCCAGGCGGTTCTACAGTCCGCCGCCGCCTGCcctagccccgccgccgcgccgtaaCCTCACCGCCGACGCCCCAATCCCGCCCCACGCCCCCCTCCCCCAAACACCTCATCCTCTGGCGcgcatcgccgtcgccgccctcgccgttcccctcttccccTCATCTCGGCGCAGCCAACCCCTCCCCCGCCCCCATGGCGACCTCGAAGAAGGTGGTGACGCGCGAGGAGTGGGAGGGGAAGCTGCGCGACGTCAAGATCCGCAAGGAGGACATGAACCGCCTCGTCATGAACTTCCTCGTCACCGAGGGCTTCGTCGACGCCGCCGACCGCTTCCGCGTCGAGTCCGGCACCCAACGTACTGTACGCCATTGCCCGCGCGCTCGCACACAATCGAGCCCCTCTCGCTCTCCCGTTCTGCGATCAATGGATTGGGCACGGAGTGCGGTCTGATTGATGCGGTTTCGTGTTGCAGCGGAGATTGACCTGGCGACCATCACGGACCGGATGGAGGTGAAGAAGGCGGTTCAGTCGGGGAACGTCCAGGAGGCTATCGAGAAGATCAACGATCTCGACCCCACGGTTCGGTTCTGCCTCTCTTGCTTGCAGTTTCAGTTCGTATTTCGTTGTTGGACTATCTGAAAAGTGAGATTGGGAAAGGTAGTTTTGGGTAACTTTGCTGTATGCCTGTATGCAACAATCAATTTCAGATAAGAGAAATAATACTCCCCCCTAGCACAGTGAATCAATGTGTGAATTCAGTACTGATGATTGATGTGCTTTGTCTTTGGACTGTACTTGATTACTTGCTTTTTGCTAGAAGTTGTTCTTTTTCTATGTGGAACTTAGGAATATGCGGTTCAGAAATTACATCTTTGTTTCATCGAGAAAACTGCGTTTGTGGCTGGTTTTGGCCTCTGCTTAAAAATTAACTGCATTTGTTGCTTAGAATTTTAGTAAGAATGGAGGAGGGGCGACTATCTTGCAGTTTTTGGGTACTTTGCTGTATGCCTGTATGtgcaaagggcattctgggttctcCATTATGTGTTGCTGGTGAGCAATGATGTAACAATAATTAATTTCACATTTCATGGTGGTCCAAATTGTTAATCCAGTACTGGTGATAGATGTGGTTTCTTTGGACCATGCTTTTATTTTTGTTAGAAGTTGTTCTTTTCCTTTGTGAAGCTTAGGTATATGCGTATCAGAAATTGCATCTATGTTTGATTGAGAAAACTACATTTGCTTGTTTTTTCAGCCGGTGGTATATTTATATTGTTTGTATACTGCCGAGTGAAGTTTTGTGTTAGTTCTAGAAAGCAGAGGGTTCATTTGTGCATTTTCACAGTGGGGTTCGTTGAATTTTGACTTCATATCCTGACTAGACTTATGACATGCAGATTCTGGATACGAATCCCGAAATATACTTCCATCTGCAGCAACAAAAGCTGATAGAGTTGATTCGTGTGGGGAAAATACATGAAGCTTTGGAGTTTGCTCAAGAAGAACTTGCACCAAGAGGCGAAGAAAATGTAATTTTTCAGTAAAAAAAAATTAGCCCCCTTACCTTGGTTAAGAGTCAGGGTTCGAACCTATATCAATCACAATGCAATTCCTCCTGGTAGCTAGTTTTTCCCGTTAATACCACTGCATTTAAGAGAATTGTGTGACCTTACTTTTGGTCTGTGAATTTTTGCAGCTAGCCTTTCTCGAGGAAATAGAGAAAACAGTAGCACTCTTGGTTTTTGAAGATGTAAAGAACTGCCCATACGGGGAACTATTGGATGTTTCTCAACGTTTGAAGACAGCAAGTGAAGTTAACGCCGCCATCCTTACAAGCCAAAGCCATGAGAAAGGTATGTACTACGCATGTATATGTTGTGATACCCTTTTTATTTGCTTATCTTTTTGATGATTTATTGTCACTGAAGTGTACCTGCATGCCTGTGTCATATGAAATGATACCATATTTCTTATTTTATAATAAGCTACCTTTTGGTAGAAAAAGATATCAGACTGACAAGTGTATTTCTTATTCTAGAACTATGCACAAAAACATGGTGTATTTAAACTAAATATACCAGAAGGTTACCTGACTTTTTTTTAGATGAAGGTTACCTGACTTAACATTAGTACTTCGTATAAGCAAGTACTGCCATGTTCAAAACAGTTTGCCCTTAAGCTTATCATGTGTGACCAGCGGTCAATATAGAAAACACTGATTAACATTGGTGAAATAACTGCGTAGGGATGCTACTTGTTAAACATCTTTTGAGATGTGCTGTTGAAAGAAATCAGGATGAATCTTCTCAAGTTTTTTTATATAAGGTTCATATTAACTACACAAAAGTTTAAAACTTTTCATCTCAGTGCTGCTTTTCGATTGCCGTTTCATACATTTGAAGCAGAATGAAACTTTCGTTGCTGAGTTTGGGCTCTTTCGAACTGCTAGCATGCTTGTGCCAGAGTTTTTGTTTTATTGAAGATCCTTGATCTTTGCGTCCATATTGGCAGATCCAAAACTCCCTAgcctgttgaagatgttgatttgGGCTCAAAACCAGCTGAGCGAAAAGGCAGCGTATCCACGAATCAATAACCTGTCCACTGCTGACCTAGAAGATCCAGCTATatgatgagctgctgctgctgaggtGTTTTCTGTTTACTAGGGACGGGAGCTTAGGCACCAGTAGGCACCAAGTACAAACTGTCTGAGCTGAGGTCTGTTAGTTGTTCGTTACCTGCGGCTGCACTATTTGAACACACTGCTTGTTTCATCAGCGTTGGCAAAAAGCTGACATGGGAACTTTTCGCTCTCTCCTGTTGTTCATATGATGATTCAGAGGATGGTCTCGTTACAGTTTACTAGGTGGTAAGTGTTTCGTTTGATTTTCATAGAACCGCCATGTGTGGTGCTTATGTTACACAAAAGAATGATCGGGCCAAAATTTTGACGTTCAATTCATGTTCTTTCTCCTTGCAAATGATTGTGATTTATCGCACAGTGATTTAGCAGTAGGTGTTCACATGAGGCGGTTGAAATACCAAGCTCCAAATGTTTGTCCAAATTTTGTACTAGCTGAGTTATGCCTTGCACAATGCATCCGTTCTGTTAAATCTTGCACGATGCTTTGTTCTACTGGCATATCTTGCAAATATGAGCATTTTTGTGCATATGTATTTTGCAAGAAATGAAACAGAAATAACAGCTAAATATACATGCACGACTGAAACCATAAGAAACCAGGCAAGCTGGAGCAGGTTTGCTTTTCTCCTTTTAAAATGAAAGCCTTTTTTTATTGATTCTATGCAAAATCAAAGTCTAAAGCCCCTAAATAGGAGCTTTTTTTTCGGCTTATAAGGCAAATTGGATAAGCCAAGGGAAAACCCAACCAAACACTAGTGTGAATTTTTGGAGGCTGGGCTCCATATCGGGCCTGTTTTTCTAAATAAAATAATAATCAAAAAACATATTTAAAAGTTTCAAAAAAGATTGAAAATAATAATCCATGGAAGTATGTCTTCTGCACAAACGTGTGAAAAAATAGTTTGAATTTTTTGTGAATTGTATGCTGTACAAAAAAAAATCTGGCCCAACAAAAAAATGTCCACCCATTTTGGAAAATGCATATTTATCTTGTTTTGTACGCCACATGTGAAAGTATAATGTTACCGAAATTTGCGCATACATAATATATATGCGTATGTATGTTcataaaaaaattgtttttttgccGTGTGGAAAATGATATTTACAGAAATAAATTTATAGAACCCTGTAAACTTGGACCCAACTTACTTCAGGTTTAGGGGACGTTTTTGCTTCTGTAAACATTTGACGGCAAAGTA
Coding sequences within:
- the LOC123073681 gene encoding non-specific lipid-transfer protein 2P-like, which produces MAVRKDMAVVAAMMVLGLVALGSTASAAAAPCNAGLLAACASPVMTGSKPSAACCSNLRAQQGCFCQFAKNPIYGRYIQSPYTRQTVSTCGIALPHC
- the LOC123073682 gene encoding protein GID8 homolog, with the protein product MATSKKVVTREEWEGKLRDVKIRKEDMNRLVMNFLVTEGFVDAADRFRVESGTQPEIDLATITDRMEVKKAVQSGNVQEAIEKINDLDPTILDTNPEIYFHLQQQKLIELIRVGKIHEALEFAQEELAPRGEENLAFLEEIEKTVALLVFEDVKNCPYGELLDVSQRLKTASEVNAAILTSQSHEKDPKLPSLLKMLIWAQNQLSEKAAYPRINNLSTADLEDPAI